Proteins co-encoded in one Methanobacterium veterum genomic window:
- a CDS encoding DUF2149 domain-containing protein: MPRKRKFLEYEDDDDPSSGMGSLTDCMLVLALGFMIFAIMALQSNPTLFSESSSGSSPNSVSVSTGQTINDTPGNQSGSGNNYQQMGTVYKDPKTGKLIMVSQ, from the coding sequence ATGCCAAGAAAAAGGAAGTTTTTAGAATATGAAGATGATGATGATCCCTCCTCAGGAATGGGCAGCCTGACAGACTGTATGTTGGTTCTGGCACTTGGATTTATGATATTTGCTATCATGGCGTTACAGAGCAATCCTACATTATTTTCAGAGTCATCATCAGGGTCTAGCCCAAATTCAGTTTCAGTTAGCACGGGCCAAACCATCAATGATACTCCAGGTAATCAATCAGGGTCAGGCAATAATTACCAACAGATGGGAACGGTTTATAAAGACCCTAAAACGGGTAAGCTTATCATGGTCAGTCAGTAG
- the wtpA gene encoding tungstate ABC transporter substrate-binding protein WtpA has protein sequence MNNRNIAIIAIVIIAVAAIGVYGYNTYSTSSESGTIVIYAADSLASQLNETIKEFKTQQPNVNVEVHYSGSQSAIRQITDLNKTADIVASADYGLIDQRLIPNYTSWNAKYARNEMVIAYTNKSKNSSQLNSTNWYQILNQSDVKFGFSDPNSDPAGYRAVMMIQLANSYYNDSSIFDSLISQNSAITVKENDTGYVINAPGNLNPGSHIMIKDDDAQLMPSLESGALDYAIVYKNLAEQHKDSGVEYMVLPGKLSLNDTQYESDYKKISLVEYSDSNDANKTKVIKLSPIVYGITVLNNAPQKQLATEFVQLLLSPTGTQIIQNSFQDPITPAIATNDSTNIPEALQQYITNST, from the coding sequence ATGAACAACAGGAATATAGCGATAATAGCTATTGTAATAATTGCTGTTGCCGCAATTGGAGTGTATGGATACAATACATATTCAACTTCATCAGAAAGCGGTACTATAGTAATATATGCAGCAGACAGCCTTGCATCACAATTAAATGAAACAATAAAAGAATTCAAAACCCAACAACCGAATGTTAATGTAGAAGTACATTACTCCGGAAGCCAATCCGCAATCAGACAGATAACTGATCTTAACAAGACTGCAGATATCGTAGCATCAGCTGATTACGGTCTAATCGACCAGAGGTTAATACCTAATTACACAAGTTGGAATGCTAAATATGCACGTAATGAGATGGTAATTGCATACACCAATAAAAGTAAAAACAGCAGCCAACTTAACAGCACTAATTGGTACCAGATACTCAACCAATCAGACGTAAAATTTGGTTTCAGCGATCCAAACTCTGATCCAGCAGGTTACCGTGCAGTGATGATGATACAACTTGCAAATTCATACTACAACGATAGTTCAATATTTGATAGTTTGATTAGCCAAAATTCTGCCATTACTGTTAAGGAAAACGACACAGGTTATGTAATAAATGCTCCTGGCAACCTGAATCCAGGCTCCCACATCATGATAAAAGATGATGATGCACAGTTAATGCCTTCGTTAGAATCAGGTGCTCTTGATTATGCAATTGTATACAAAAATCTTGCAGAACAACATAAAGATTCAGGTGTAGAATATATGGTTCTCCCCGGCAAATTGAGTCTTAATGATACCCAATATGAATCTGATTACAAAAAAATAAGTTTAGTAGAGTACAGTGACAGCAACGATGCCAATAAAACAAAAGTAATAAAATTATCACCTATTGTCTATGGAATTACCGTGCTGAACAATGCACCGCAAAAACAGCTTGCAACAGAATTTGTGCAGCTCCTATTAAGCCCAACAGGTACACAAATAATTCAAAACAGTTTCCAGGACCCGATAACACCTGCAATAGCAACTAACGATTCCACCAATATACCAGAGGCACTCCAGCAATACATAACAAACAGCACATAA
- the wtpC gene encoding tungstate ABC transporter ATP-binding protein WtpC, with translation MIRIENLSNDWKEFKINNINLQVEDSEYFIILGPSGSGKTMLLELIAGMWPLDSGKIYMDNKDITTLPPEKRGIGFVYQNYMLFPHKTVFENIAFGLKVRKVRDEEIKTRVKEMMDLLKISHLADRLPRTLSGGEQQRTALARALIIYPKILLMDEPLSALDRKTRDELMQELKEIHRKFDVTLVHVTHNFDEALMLADRIAIMRNGEISQVGTSTEIFRHPADKFVADFVGAENIIEGTAKKDGERLTIIDTGNISIYSTEQKQGHVHITVRPEDIILSTQKVETSARNVFKGSIRGIVDTGALIKLTIDVGEPLVVFLTRQSFLDMELNIGKSVWTYFKATAVHVF, from the coding sequence ATGATAAGAATTGAAAACCTTTCAAATGATTGGAAAGAATTTAAAATAAATAACATTAACCTGCAGGTCGAAGACAGCGAGTACTTCATTATTTTAGGCCCAAGCGGATCTGGTAAGACCATGCTTCTGGAATTAATTGCAGGAATGTGGCCCCTTGATTCAGGTAAAATTTACATGGACAACAAGGATATTACAACTCTTCCCCCAGAAAAAAGAGGAATCGGCTTTGTTTACCAGAATTACATGCTCTTTCCACACAAAACCGTGTTCGAAAATATTGCATTTGGGTTGAAGGTGAGAAAAGTCCGGGACGAAGAAATAAAAACCAGGGTCAAGGAGATGATGGATCTCCTTAAAATTTCCCACCTTGCAGACCGCCTGCCGAGAACTTTAAGTGGAGGAGAACAGCAGCGAACAGCTTTAGCCCGTGCCCTAATCATTTATCCTAAAATTTTACTTATGGATGAGCCTTTAAGTGCACTGGACAGAAAAACTAGAGATGAATTAATGCAGGAATTAAAGGAGATACATAGAAAATTTGATGTGACCCTTGTTCATGTCACCCATAATTTCGATGAAGCACTTATGCTTGCTGATCGAATAGCAATCATGCGGAATGGTGAAATTTCCCAGGTTGGTACCTCAACTGAAATTTTCAGGCACCCTGCAGACAAATTCGTGGCCGACTTTGTAGGGGCCGAAAATATAATCGAAGGTACCGCTAAAAAAGATGGAGAAAGACTCACTATAATAGATACTGGAAATATATCGATATATTCTACTGAGCAGAAACAAGGGCATGTTCACATAACTGTAAGGCCTGAAGATATTATATTATCTACACAAAAAGTTGAAACCAGTGCTAGAAACGTTTTTAAAGGGTCAATTAGAGGAATAGTAGATACTGGAGCATTAATAAAGTTAACTATTGATGTAGGCGAACCGCTGGTTGTATTTTTAACCCGGCAGTCATTTTTAGATATGGAGTTAAATATAGGAAAATCCGTCTGGACCTATTTCAAAGCCACAGCAGTACACGTTTTTTAA
- a CDS encoding MotA/TolQ/ExbB proton channel family protein, which produces MQIIGSEILSNLLYLIAQSLLIPVILVLLAFIVYAVLSLGSFLTEKFSKSKFDVEKTEALIRAISKSANPEEMAKHVQDSELPVDQKKVLVKIISNHDIGSKSRRALATKLIEEEELKFSNITQRTDILVRLGPTMGLMGTLIPLGPGLSALGTGDINSLAQALILAFNTTIAGLAAGSVGFIISRYRKKWYADDLSILDAIVDSTLEVLDKCQEKGSF; this is translated from the coding sequence ATGCAAATTATTGGAAGCGAAATTTTAAGTAATTTATTATATTTAATAGCTCAAAGCTTGCTTATACCCGTCATATTAGTTCTTCTAGCCTTTATAGTATATGCAGTTTTAAGTTTAGGGAGTTTTTTAACCGAAAAGTTTTCAAAATCAAAATTCGATGTGGAAAAAACAGAAGCTTTGATAAGAGCCATCTCAAAATCAGCTAATCCTGAAGAAATGGCGAAACACGTTCAGGACAGTGAGCTCCCTGTTGACCAGAAAAAAGTGCTGGTAAAAATTATTTCCAACCATGACATTGGTTCAAAATCAAGAAGAGCACTTGCTACAAAGTTAATTGAGGAAGAAGAACTCAAATTTTCAAATATAACTCAAAGAACAGATATATTAGTAAGATTAGGCCCAACTATGGGACTTATGGGGACTTTAATCCCATTAGGTCCCGGATTATCTGCACTTGGAACTGGAGATATAAATTCATTAGCACAAGCTTTAATATTAGCATTTAATACCACAATAGCAGGTTTAGCAGCTGGTTCAGTAGGTTTTATCATATCAAGATACAGGAAAAAATGGTATGCTGATGATTTATCCATTTTAGACGCAATAGTTGATTCAACGCTGGAGGTTCTGGACAAATGCCAAGAAAAAGGAAGTTTTTAG
- a CDS encoding iron ABC transporter substrate-binding protein has protein sequence MKNYFILIAALFLITASVGGHYLTENGYLSMGGNTTITDMANRTLTVPYPVNHVLATSPTTTIMVYMLAPEKLLAFNYQTTAEEQAYMPDQYKNLPSAGGWYGSQTADYEQYISMNPDVIFDSVSTSNSGSEDAATVATLTARQKQLGSIPDVGVADTSNVTAFSSSIEFLGKVLGKQNEAQKLNEFNSKVQKEVKSGVSGISDSAKVTVYYARGSNGLQTAPSGSAHTQLIELCGGKNVVSAQAGGEGMVSVSMEQVLKWNPDVIITSDSTFYSNVYKNSSWNEITAVKNKRVYLAPQGPFKWFGQPDGANMIIGIPWTAKILYPDKFKNLDLTGEVKEFYSEFYHYDLSDDDVTKLLKGSGMNSSMIS, from the coding sequence ATGAAGAATTATTTTATTTTAATTGCAGCACTATTCTTAATAACAGCATCAGTGGGAGGGCACTATCTAACAGAGAATGGATATCTCTCAATGGGAGGCAACACCACCATAACAGATATGGCTAACAGAACATTGACTGTTCCGTATCCTGTAAACCATGTGCTGGCAACTTCTCCAACTACAACAATCATGGTATATATGCTAGCTCCTGAGAAGCTACTCGCTTTTAATTACCAGACAACAGCTGAAGAACAGGCATACATGCCTGATCAATATAAAAACTTACCATCAGCGGGAGGATGGTACGGATCACAAACTGCTGATTACGAACAATACATATCTATGAACCCTGATGTGATATTTGACAGCGTTTCAACATCCAATTCTGGATCTGAAGATGCGGCAACTGTGGCCACCCTCACCGCAAGACAGAAACAACTAGGTTCAATACCCGATGTTGGTGTAGCTGATACCAGTAATGTTACCGCATTTAGCTCTTCCATTGAGTTCCTCGGAAAAGTACTTGGAAAACAAAACGAAGCCCAAAAATTAAATGAATTCAACTCTAAAGTTCAAAAAGAAGTTAAAAGTGGCGTATCCGGCATATCAGACAGTGCAAAAGTAACTGTTTATTATGCCCGTGGTTCTAATGGACTTCAAACCGCTCCTTCAGGCTCTGCACATACACAATTAATTGAGCTTTGTGGTGGAAAAAATGTGGTTAGTGCTCAGGCGGGGGGAGAAGGAATGGTCAGCGTATCCATGGAACAGGTTTTAAAATGGAATCCCGATGTTATTATAACTTCAGACTCAACATTTTATTCAAATGTTTACAAGAATTCCAGCTGGAATGAAATAACTGCCGTCAAAAATAAAAGAGTGTATCTTGCTCCACAGGGTCCTTTCAAATGGTTTGGCCAACCAGATGGTGCAAATATGATTATTGGAATTCCATGGACTGCTAAAATACTTTATCCTGACAAATTCAAGAATTTAGACTTAACAGGTGAAGTTAAAGAATTCTATTCTGAATTCTACCATTATGATCTAAGCGATGATGATGTTACTAAACTCCTGAAAGGGTCTGGAATGAATTCCAGCATGATAAGTTAA
- a CDS encoding FmdE family protein, translated as MELLKKAGEFHGDICGGIVMGTKLAMYGMETMGMTPGQKDKRLIVFTEIDRCISDAVLSVTRTSLGKKSLKPMHYGKFAATFVNIDTGEAIRVVDLGANKKDRDENETTEELIERINKTPAEELFEIQKVSVKIDPNDLPGKPLEIVTCADCGEVVMDGKHHLKGGKAYCTSCFTGSYYQVIDE; from the coding sequence ATGGAATTATTAAAGAAAGCTGGAGAGTTTCACGGCGATATATGCGGCGGAATCGTTATGGGAACAAAATTAGCCATGTACGGCATGGAAACAATGGGAATGACACCTGGACAGAAAGATAAAAGATTGATAGTCTTTACTGAAATTGACAGGTGTATTTCTGATGCAGTCTTATCTGTAACAAGAACATCCTTAGGTAAAAAGTCCTTAAAACCAATGCACTACGGTAAATTCGCGGCCACATTCGTCAATATAGATACTGGTGAAGCAATCCGTGTTGTAGATTTAGGTGCTAATAAAAAAGATAGAGACGAAAATGAAACAACAGAAGAGCTTATAGAAAGAATAAACAAAACTCCTGCAGAGGAACTATTTGAAATTCAAAAAGTATCGGTTAAAATCGATCCCAATGATTTACCTGGAAAACCACTGGAAATAGTAACATGTGCTGACTGCGGTGAAGTTGTAATGGATGGAAAACATCACCTGAAAGGAGGAAAAGCTTACTGTACTTCCTGTTTTACTGGATCATATTATCAGGTTATAGACGAATAG
- a CDS encoding DUF2162 domain-containing protein, with protein sequence MAELVWECLIVSLVLLFGVNIGLAMGLTEIRKKEAISLSISYGLVTLIIIILANFLNSTLYSTINYYIFALLGIIGVITLLSGIYTIKKWKETKREIYPLQSVAMLSSSVCYFAGFMSTAVLLSKEITTSFLEFNLFMGIALILAIMGLYSFSKILKHAEMPYPVLLGNFMILNGFYFLISAALIPNIAELSSVQTSALSINSDISSLIFLIMGLIGIFLIGAYLKGEGITSTEDILQRIKLTAFNKTKKAKKSE encoded by the coding sequence ATGGCAGAACTAGTATGGGAATGTTTAATCGTATCCTTGGTTTTATTATTTGGTGTTAATATTGGCCTTGCAATGGGCCTTACAGAGATCCGCAAAAAGGAGGCCATTTCCCTTTCAATATCATATGGTTTAGTCACGCTGATCATAATCATACTGGCCAATTTTTTAAACAGCACATTATACAGCACTATTAATTACTATATTTTTGCATTACTTGGAATTATAGGTGTTATAACCCTTTTAAGTGGGATTTACACCATCAAAAAATGGAAAGAAACAAAAAGAGAAATTTACCCCCTTCAATCAGTGGCCATGTTGTCCTCATCGGTATGTTACTTTGCAGGATTTATGTCCACTGCAGTACTTTTAAGTAAAGAAATAACGACGTCTTTCCTTGAGTTCAATTTATTTATGGGTATTGCATTAATTTTAGCAATAATGGGATTATATTCATTTTCTAAAATTTTAAAGCATGCAGAAATGCCTTATCCGGTTTTACTTGGAAATTTCATGATTTTAAATGGATTTTATTTTTTAATAAGCGCGGCACTTATTCCAAACATTGCGGAATTATCTTCAGTTCAAACAAGCGCATTATCCATAAATTCAGATATTTCATCACTTATTTTCCTTATAATGGGATTGATCGGGATTTTCTTAATAGGAGCTTACTTAAAAGGAGAGGGGATTACAAGCACAGAAGATATCCTGCAAAGAATAAAGTTAACAGCGTTTAACAAAACCAAAAAAGCCAAAAAATCAGAATAA
- the wtpB gene encoding tungstate ABC transporter permease WtpB: MKKLDYTTIFFAFMGSFLFLFILIPIVNLIFSSNPGSIVANLQDSEVIKAIFVSVYSALAATILALLFGVPLAYILARHDFPGKGFVESIIDVPIIIPHPISGIALLLVFTSGGILGAPLSKLGLIFTDAIPGIIIAMLFVSSSFVVNSAREGFESVDPRMEKVARTLGSGSLRTFFIITLPLALRSIVVGSIMCWARAISEFGSILIIAYYPLAASTLLYRRFVDFGLSSSTPVAVILISLCLALFIIVRLLIKGWRTYDKN; encoded by the coding sequence ATGAAGAAACTAGATTATACAACCATTTTCTTTGCTTTTATGGGATCTTTTTTATTTTTATTCATCTTAATTCCTATAGTTAACTTGATATTTTCATCAAATCCTGGCTCGATTGTAGCTAATCTTCAAGACAGCGAAGTAATTAAAGCAATATTTGTCAGCGTATACTCTGCACTTGCAGCAACTATTTTAGCTCTCTTATTTGGAGTACCTCTTGCATACATTTTGGCAAGACATGATTTTCCAGGGAAAGGATTTGTAGAATCAATAATTGACGTTCCAATTATCATACCCCATCCCATAAGTGGTATAGCACTTTTACTTGTTTTTACATCAGGAGGTATACTGGGAGCGCCATTAAGCAAGTTAGGTCTTATCTTCACAGATGCAATCCCTGGAATTATTATTGCAATGCTTTTTGTAAGCTCTTCTTTCGTTGTAAACTCTGCAAGAGAAGGATTTGAAAGTGTTGACCCCCGTATGGAAAAAGTAGCTAGAACACTAGGTTCTGGAAGCCTAAGAACATTTTTCATTATTACTCTGCCATTAGCCTTAAGAAGTATCGTAGTTGGTTCTATAATGTGCTGGGCCAGAGCAATAAGCGAATTTGGATCTATTTTAATTATAGCATATTACCCGCTAGCAGCGTCAACACTTCTTTACAGGAGATTTGTGGATTTTGGCTTATCCAGTTCAACACCAGTGGCTGTTATTCTCATATCATTATGTCTAGCTCTTTTTATTATAGTCAGATTGCTTATAAAGGGATGGAGAACCTATGATAAGAATTGA
- a CDS encoding cytochrome c biogenesis CcdA family protein has translation MNIGFLISFFTGAASVISPCVLPLIPIIVGHSILKKKFSQTTAFILGFFLVFTIITVLTVLFTAAINYYLLYFRITAALLLIGVGIFFIIDKNIFKHSYTPKSNSKNTGSFMLGFLTCLAWSPCYGPYIVAIATYSASTGNLVYTTVNMALFAAGYSLTLLLIGIFASKLNFERLITYSKWIRIGSGAIIFIAGLYLLLNLL, from the coding sequence ATGAATATAGGCTTTTTAATTTCTTTTTTTACAGGTGCAGCATCAGTAATTTCGCCCTGCGTACTGCCCCTTATACCAATAATTGTGGGGCATTCCATTCTAAAGAAGAAATTTTCACAAACAACCGCGTTCATCCTCGGATTTTTTTTAGTTTTTACAATTATAACCGTACTAACTGTTTTATTTACAGCTGCAATAAATTATTATCTCTTATATTTTAGAATAACTGCAGCATTACTTCTAATTGGAGTTGGAATATTTTTTATCATTGACAAAAACATTTTTAAACATTCTTACACTCCTAAAAGTAATAGCAAAAACACGGGATCATTTATGCTAGGTTTTCTGACATGCCTTGCATGGTCCCCCTGTTACGGCCCATACATAGTAGCTATAGCAACTTACAGCGCATCTACTGGAAATTTAGTGTACACTACAGTTAATATGGCATTATTTGCCGCAGGATATTCCTTAACCTTACTACTTATAGGAATTTTTGCTTCAAAATTGAATTTTGAAAGATTAATCACATACTCCAAATGGATAAGAATAGGATCTGGAGCCATAATCTTTATTGCAGGGCTTTACCTCCTGTTAAATTTATTATAG
- a CDS encoding right-handed parallel beta-helix repeat-containing protein codes for MNVAFSEPVSAATWTINEADMGMQTNTNIQNIINNANPGDTILFTGPQYTHIHLSINKPLNIVSRVGTQLYACPMEAPQGSDNLAAFSINNAAAGTNISGFKINNNNQGYGININGTSNVNILNNTIICSDGTGINVFGSGNITVKNNTLTQSISGIKISNSSLSRILSNLITANAENGILFGENVSNTVITYNNITRNLNSGINLLESCNNVTIKNNAISLNNKTADTGYGIYINSTISGLNITGNFIYENGYLGICDDIGVNELTETTQNIENNYITGHTFRDVVRYVEVDGNIVRKEVWLKENCFGGLKRLCPSAHILGDVIMGNISQSSPGIFSVSFVDKDTGLTANGLGSFYVTFFLNKNNISKGSADISDIWKEILVVNGTATANFTNCTYKATNNSIFVIAPYSSFNTALKNSFAVNDSDIPTLKANISATSSVSRSIIKNGDTITYKITVKNSGKKNATNVKVSNILSPTYYSSYAKPTRGSYYNSVWNIGNLNAGETLTLYVTAKAKLSGITKSQAKITGNNTDPAYSNAVQTTINKYINLAYSNAVLTSSKVKTGKYVYLGTTVKNSGKDKSGTVKVKITLPKGMKLISVNYPAVYNKVTKTWTFTVPAGKYYTFKVKAQVTSKGTKKVTFNNNGKIQYKYVTGY; via the coding sequence ATGAACGTTGCATTTAGCGAACCAGTGTCTGCAGCGACATGGACCATAAATGAAGCAGATATGGGGATGCAGACAAACACAAACATCCAGAACATTATTAATAATGCAAACCCCGGAGATACGATACTGTTTACAGGACCACAGTATACACACATCCACCTCTCGATAAACAAACCATTAAATATAGTAAGCCGTGTTGGAACACAGCTATATGCGTGTCCCATGGAAGCACCGCAGGGATCAGATAATCTTGCTGCATTTTCCATTAACAACGCAGCAGCAGGGACTAACATTTCAGGATTCAAAATAAACAACAATAACCAGGGATACGGCATAAACATCAACGGCACCAGTAACGTGAATATATTGAACAATACAATAATTTGCAGCGACGGGACAGGAATCAATGTCTTTGGAAGCGGCAATATAACTGTGAAAAACAATACATTGACACAATCGATCTCAGGAATCAAAATATCAAATTCAAGCCTAAGCCGTATTTTAAGCAATTTAATAACAGCTAACGCTGAAAACGGAATTCTATTTGGAGAAAATGTTTCTAATACTGTTATAACTTATAATAACATTACCCGTAACTTAAATTCCGGAATAAACCTTCTAGAATCATGTAATAATGTTACTATAAAAAATAATGCCATCTCATTAAATAATAAAACTGCAGATACAGGATATGGAATTTATATTAATTCAACAATTTCCGGTCTTAACATCACAGGTAACTTCATTTACGAAAATGGGTATTTAGGTATCTGCGATGATATAGGAGTAAACGAATTAACTGAAACCACCCAGAATATTGAAAATAATTATATAACTGGACATACCTTTAGAGATGTGGTAAGGTACGTAGAAGTAGATGGAAACATTGTAAGAAAAGAAGTATGGCTAAAAGAAAACTGTTTTGGGGGTTTAAAACGATTGTGCCCATCGGCACATATCTTAGGTGATGTAATAATGGGCAATATTAGTCAATCATCCCCAGGCATATTCAGCGTTTCCTTTGTTGACAAAGACACAGGATTAACAGCCAATGGTTTAGGTTCATTTTATGTCACATTCTTCTTGAATAAAAATAATATATCCAAAGGTTCAGCTGATATAAGCGACATCTGGAAAGAAATTCTAGTTGTAAATGGAACAGCAACTGCCAATTTCACTAACTGCACATATAAAGCTACTAACAATAGTATCTTTGTTATAGCTCCATATTCCAGCTTTAATACCGCGCTGAAAAATTCATTTGCAGTTAATGATTCAGATATTCCAACTTTAAAGGCGAATATTTCAGCTACCTCCAGTGTCAGCAGATCCATTATAAAAAATGGAGATACAATAACTTATAAAATTACAGTTAAAAACAGCGGCAAGAAAAATGCCACCAACGTTAAAGTAAGCAATATACTTTCCCCTACATACTATTCAAGTTACGCAAAGCCTACCAGGGGGTCATATTACAACAGCGTATGGAACATAGGCAACTTAAATGCAGGAGAAACACTTACATTATACGTAACTGCCAAGGCTAAACTGTCAGGAATAACAAAATCCCAGGCAAAAATAACTGGAAACAATACAGACCCCGCATACTCAAACGCAGTACAGACAACCATAAATAAGTACATTAACCTGGCTTATTCCAACGCAGTCCTCACCAGCTCCAAAGTTAAAACCGGTAAATACGTTTACTTAGGAACCACAGTGAAAAACTCTGGAAAAGACAAATCTGGAACTGTTAAAGTTAAAATAACATTACCTAAAGGCATGAAATTGATCTCAGTTAACTACCCAGCAGTTTACAATAAAGTTACTAAAACATGGACTTTCACTGTACCTGCAGGAAAATACTACACTTTCAAAGTCAAAGCTCAGGTCACATCCAAAGGAACCAAAAAAGTAACATTCAACAACAACGGTAAAATACAGTACAAATACGTTACAGGATACTAA
- a CDS encoding thioredoxin family protein translates to MFGQSIVTSDQSNVSVNWHTDLNSALQEAKNTNKSIFIDFYGEGCSYCKQLSENTLSDLSVEKKLSQDYVAVKIDTNQNPNLSSQYKIYELPTLVILNSNGQEIKRQEGYVSADQLLNWL, encoded by the coding sequence GTGTTCGGACAGTCCATTGTAACTAGTGATCAATCCAATGTTAGCGTAAACTGGCACACCGATTTAAATTCAGCGCTTCAAGAAGCCAAAAATACCAATAAATCCATCTTCATAGATTTCTACGGTGAAGGGTGTTCTTACTGTAAGCAACTTAGTGAAAACACACTTTCTGATTTAAGTGTCGAGAAAAAACTCAGCCAGGATTATGTAGCAGTTAAGATCGATACAAATCAGAACCCCAATTTATCATCACAATACAAAATATACGAACTTCCTACGCTGGTCATTCTAAATTCAAATGGTCAGGAGATAAAAAGGCAGGAAGGATATGTATCAGCCGATCAATTGCTAAATTGGCTTTAA